A single genomic interval of Anopheles darlingi chromosome X, idAnoDarlMG_H_01, whole genome shotgun sequence harbors:
- the LOC125956039 gene encoding uncharacterized protein LOC125956039, with amino-acid sequence MVHLRVAAVGVSAAILFLFAGLLPGGSAYVYLNPAGKSPDREGHCYDKDSNTTFPIGEVQQRLGRCESMHCTSDYHISIMGCGLIGAGPGTRVTETDYSKPYPECCPQLVRDDSNDDVKPE; translated from the exons ATGGTACATCTTCGggtcgctgctgtcggtgTTTCCGCAGCCATATTGTTCCTGTTCGCTGGTCTGCTACCCGGTGGTAGCGCGTACGTTTACCTGAACCCAGCAGGCAAAAGCCCAG ATCGGGAGGGCCACTGCTACGACAAGGACTCGAACACGACGTTCCCGATCGGGGAGGTGCAGCAGCGCTTGGGACGCTGCGAGTCGATGCACTGCACCAGCGACTACCACATCAGCATTATGGG CTGCGGTCTGATAGGCGCCGGACCGGGCACCCGAGTGACCGAGACGGACTACTCCAAACCGTACCCGGAATGCTGCCCACAGCTGGTACGGGATGATTCGAACGATGACGTCAAGCCGGAATAA
- the LOC125955829 gene encoding transcription factor btd isoform X3, with amino-acid sequence MTPAQKNAYLEAHMAVQQQMAQAALQLQQQQQQQQQQQQQQQQQQQQQQHQQQQQQHQQQQQQQQQHHHHQQQQILQQSQSRSAKRSKISHDTQPYHHQHQHQHPHHHLAAHQQQLHHGGHQQQQPNSTTSGSSQPASSSSIASLPNPTVSHYTSTLKVPQISAGSLASASGSGGGSCSSVSNCDTPAGSAATTATAAAIAAAASAVATAASVAAVATAAAAVTSPNSSGPSSSSGGSSSGSGSSTFTVPDDVGLGYEGGVRVLQSLGNWSPEIPPNIPRPNLIPFTEPYAEGGSMHPATRLKALQQVHQQTAAAAAVAVASAFGTTGTSSTSRKSSGSGKSKASGAGGSASTDGAPTGPPKPVFECSVCGKGLARKDKLTIHMRIHTGEKPYVCEVCDRAFARRDKLVIHMNKFKHVTPTNIAPLGKRQNRTPSLESKAEDNKTMLVDHQALATQTLTTVVNSITAHQQQQELLQQQQQQLQQHQANQLIAQQHQQAVAAAAQLTSINMQQQHHSLSWNCELCGRMFTSREEWTLHAKSHLEY; translated from the exons ATGACCCCGGCACAAAAGAACGCTTACCTGGAGGCCCATATGGCAgtccagcagcaaatggcgcAGGCTGCACtacagctgcaacagcaacagcagcagcagcagcagcaacagcagcagcaacagcagcagcaacaacaacagcagcatcagcaacaacagcagcaacatcagcaacagcagcaacaacaacaacagcaccatcatcatcagcagcaacagattcTGCAACAGAGCCAGAGCCGTTCCGCTAAACGATCGAAAATCAGCCACGACACTCAACcgtaccatcatcaacatcagcatcagcatccccatcatcacctAGCTGCGCATCAGCAACAATTACACCACGGtggacatcagcagcagcaaccgaacagCACGACGTCCGgttccagccaaccagcatcatccagcTCAATCGCCTCACTCCCGAACCCGACCGTCAGCCACTACACTAGCACGCTAAAGGTGCCGCAGATCAGCGCCGGTTCACTTGCAAGCGCgagtggtagcggtggtggcagctgtAGCAGTGTCAGTAACTGTGACACTCCTGCCGGTTCCGCTGCTACGACTGCAACTGCTGCcgctatcgctgctgctgcctctgccgTCGCCACTGCTGCCTCAGTTGCTGCCGTGGCgacggctgctgccgctgtcaCGAGCCCCAATTCATCTGGCCCCAGCAGTAgttccggtggcagcagtagcggcagcggcagcagcaccttcaccGTGCCAGATGACGTCGGTCTGGGATACGAAGGTGGAGTACGCGTTCTACAAAGCTTGGGGAATTG GTCACCGGAGATTCCGCCCAACATACCGCGTCCCAATCTGATACCGTTTACAGAACCGTACGCTGAGGGTGGCTCCATGCATCCTGCGACGCGATTGAAGGCACTCCAGCAGGTCCACCAGCAAACGGCAGCTGCGGCGGCGGTCGCCGTAGCGTCCGCCTTCGGCACAACAGGAACAAGTAGCACTTCGCGTAAATCGTCCGGTTCCGGCAAGTCCAAGGCATCTGGTGCGGGTGGTTCGGCCAGCACGGATGGGGCGCCCACCGGCCCGCCCAAACCGGTCTTCGAGTGTAGCGTGTGCGGGAAGGGGCTTGCCCGCAAGGACAAACTGACGATCCATATGCGCATCCACACCGGCGAGAAACCTTACGTGTGTGAGGTGTGCGATCGCGCCTTCGCCCGCCGCGACAAGCTGGTGATACACATGAACAAATTCAAGCACGTGACGCCAACGAACATAGCGCCTTTGGGCAAGCGTCAAAACCGGACGCCCTCGTTAG aaagcaaagcgGAAGACAATAAGACGATGCTGGTGGACCATCAGGCACTAGCGACGCAAACGCTTACCACCGTAGTCAACAGCATTACagcgcatcagcaacaacaagagttactacaacagcagcaacagcaactgcagcagcatcaggcaaATCAGTTGATtgcccagcagcaccagcaggcggTTGCGGCTGCGGCACAGCTCACCAGCATcaatatgcagcagcagcaccattcgtTGTCCTGGAACTGCGAGTTATGTGGTCGTATGTTTACCTCGCGCGAAGAGTGGACCTTGCACGCGAAGAGCCATCTAGAG TATTGA
- the LOC125955829 gene encoding transcription factor btd isoform X2, translating to MTPAQKNAYLEAHMAVQQQMAQAALQLQQQQQQQQQQQQQQQQQQQQQQHQQQQQQHQQQQQQQQQHHHHQQQQILQQSQSRSAKRSKISHDTQPYHHQHQHQHPHHHLAAHQQQLHHGGHQQQQPNSTTSGSSQPASSSSIASLPNPTVSHYTSTLKVPQISAGSLASASGSGGGSCSSVSNCDTPAGSAATTATAAAIAAAASAVATAASVAAVATAAAAVTSPNSSGPSSSSGGSSSGSGSSTFTVPDDVGLGYEGGVRVLQSLGNWSPEIPPNIPRPNLIPFTEPYAEGGSMHPATRLKALQQVHQQTAAAAAVAVASAFGTTGTSSTSRKSSGSGKSKASGAGGSASTDGAPTGPPKPVFECSVCGKGLARKDKLTIHMRIHTGEKPYVCEVCDRAFARRDKLVIHMNKFKHVTPTNIAPLGKRQNRTPSLEESKAEDNKTMLVDHQALATQTLTTVVNSITAHQQQQELLQQQQQQLQQHQANQLIAQQHQQAVAAAAQLTSINMQQQHHSLSWNCELCGRMFTSREEWTLHAKSHLEY from the exons ATGACCCCGGCACAAAAGAACGCTTACCTGGAGGCCCATATGGCAgtccagcagcaaatggcgcAGGCTGCACtacagctgcaacagcaacagcagcagcagcagcagcaacagcagcagcaacagcagcagcaacaacaacagcagcatcagcaacaacagcagcaacatcagcaacagcagcaacaacaacaacagcaccatcatcatcagcagcaacagattcTGCAACAGAGCCAGAGCCGTTCCGCTAAACGATCGAAAATCAGCCACGACACTCAACcgtaccatcatcaacatcagcatcagcatccccatcatcacctAGCTGCGCATCAGCAACAATTACACCACGGtggacatcagcagcagcaaccgaacagCACGACGTCCGgttccagccaaccagcatcatccagcTCAATCGCCTCACTCCCGAACCCGACCGTCAGCCACTACACTAGCACGCTAAAGGTGCCGCAGATCAGCGCCGGTTCACTTGCAAGCGCgagtggtagcggtggtggcagctgtAGCAGTGTCAGTAACTGTGACACTCCTGCCGGTTCCGCTGCTACGACTGCAACTGCTGCcgctatcgctgctgctgcctctgccgTCGCCACTGCTGCCTCAGTTGCTGCCGTGGCgacggctgctgccgctgtcaCGAGCCCCAATTCATCTGGCCCCAGCAGTAgttccggtggcagcagtagcggcagcggcagcagcaccttcaccGTGCCAGATGACGTCGGTCTGGGATACGAAGGTGGAGTACGCGTTCTACAAAGCTTGGGGAATTG GTCACCGGAGATTCCGCCCAACATACCGCGTCCCAATCTGATACCGTTTACAGAACCGTACGCTGAGGGTGGCTCCATGCATCCTGCGACGCGATTGAAGGCACTCCAGCAGGTCCACCAGCAAACGGCAGCTGCGGCGGCGGTCGCCGTAGCGTCCGCCTTCGGCACAACAGGAACAAGTAGCACTTCGCGTAAATCGTCCGGTTCCGGCAAGTCCAAGGCATCTGGTGCGGGTGGTTCGGCCAGCACGGATGGGGCGCCCACCGGCCCGCCCAAACCGGTCTTCGAGTGTAGCGTGTGCGGGAAGGGGCTTGCCCGCAAGGACAAACTGACGATCCATATGCGCATCCACACCGGCGAGAAACCTTACGTGTGTGAGGTGTGCGATCGCGCCTTCGCCCGCCGCGACAAGCTGGTGATACACATGAACAAATTCAAGCACGTGACGCCAACGAACATAGCGCCTTTGGGCAAGCGTCAAAACCGGACGCCCTCGTTAG aagaaagcaaagcgGAAGACAATAAGACGATGCTGGTGGACCATCAGGCACTAGCGACGCAAACGCTTACCACCGTAGTCAACAGCATTACagcgcatcagcaacaacaagagttactacaacagcagcaacagcaactgcagcagcatcaggcaaATCAGTTGATtgcccagcagcaccagcaggcggTTGCGGCTGCGGCACAGCTCACCAGCATcaatatgcagcagcagcaccattcgtTGTCCTGGAACTGCGAGTTATGTGGTCGTATGTTTACCTCGCGCGAAGAGTGGACCTTGCACGCGAAGAGCCATCTAGAG TATTGA
- the LOC125955829 gene encoding AT-rich binding protein isoform X4: MTPAQKNAYLEAHMAVQQQMAQAALQLQQQQQQQQQQQQQQQQQQQQQQHQQQQQQHQQQQQQQQQHHHHQQQQILQQSQSRSAKRSKISHDTQPYHHQHQHQHPHHHLAAHQQQLHHGGHQQQQPNSTTSGSSQPASSSSIASLPNPTVSHYTSTLKVPQISAGSLASASGSGGGSCSSVSNCDTPAGSAATTATAAAIAAAASAVATAASVAAVATAAAAVTSPNSSGPSSSSGGSSSGSGSSTFTVPDDVGLGYEEPYAEGGSMHPATRLKALQQVHQQTAAAAAVAVASAFGTTGTSSTSRKSSGSGKSKASGAGGSASTDGAPTGPPKPVFECSVCGKGLARKDKLTIHMRIHTGEKPYVCEVCDRAFARRDKLVIHMNKFKHVTPTNIAPLGKRQNRTPSLVIKEESKAEDNKTMLVDHQALATQTLTTVVNSITAHQQQQELLQQQQQQLQQHQANQLIAQQHQQAVAAAAQLTSINMQQQHHSLSWNCELCGRMFTSREEWTLHAKSHLEY, encoded by the exons ATGACCCCGGCACAAAAGAACGCTTACCTGGAGGCCCATATGGCAgtccagcagcaaatggcgcAGGCTGCACtacagctgcaacagcaacagcagcagcagcagcagcaacagcagcagcaacagcagcagcaacaacaacagcagcatcagcaacaacagcagcaacatcagcaacagcagcaacaacaacaacagcaccatcatcatcagcagcaacagattcTGCAACAGAGCCAGAGCCGTTCCGCTAAACGATCGAAAATCAGCCACGACACTCAACcgtaccatcatcaacatcagcatcagcatccccatcatcacctAGCTGCGCATCAGCAACAATTACACCACGGtggacatcagcagcagcaaccgaacagCACGACGTCCGgttccagccaaccagcatcatccagcTCAATCGCCTCACTCCCGAACCCGACCGTCAGCCACTACACTAGCACGCTAAAGGTGCCGCAGATCAGCGCCGGTTCACTTGCAAGCGCgagtggtagcggtggtggcagctgtAGCAGTGTCAGTAACTGTGACACTCCTGCCGGTTCCGCTGCTACGACTGCAACTGCTGCcgctatcgctgctgctgcctctgccgTCGCCACTGCTGCCTCAGTTGCTGCCGTGGCgacggctgctgccgctgtcaCGAGCCCCAATTCATCTGGCCCCAGCAGTAgttccggtggcagcagtagcggcagcggcagcagcaccttcaccGTGCCAGATGACGTCGGTCTGGGATACGAAG AACCGTACGCTGAGGGTGGCTCCATGCATCCTGCGACGCGATTGAAGGCACTCCAGCAGGTCCACCAGCAAACGGCAGCTGCGGCGGCGGTCGCCGTAGCGTCCGCCTTCGGCACAACAGGAACAAGTAGCACTTCGCGTAAATCGTCCGGTTCCGGCAAGTCCAAGGCATCTGGTGCGGGTGGTTCGGCCAGCACGGATGGGGCGCCCACCGGCCCGCCCAAACCGGTCTTCGAGTGTAGCGTGTGCGGGAAGGGGCTTGCCCGCAAGGACAAACTGACGATCCATATGCGCATCCACACCGGCGAGAAACCTTACGTGTGTGAGGTGTGCGATCGCGCCTTCGCCCGCCGCGACAAGCTGGTGATACACATGAACAAATTCAAGCACGTGACGCCAACGAACATAGCGCCTTTGGGCAAGCGTCAAAACCGGACGCCCTCGTTAG taataaaagaagaaagcaaagcgGAAGACAATAAGACGATGCTGGTGGACCATCAGGCACTAGCGACGCAAACGCTTACCACCGTAGTCAACAGCATTACagcgcatcagcaacaacaagagttactacaacagcagcaacagcaactgcagcagcatcaggcaaATCAGTTGATtgcccagcagcaccagcaggcggTTGCGGCTGCGGCACAGCTCACCAGCATcaatatgcagcagcagcaccattcgtTGTCCTGGAACTGCGAGTTATGTGGTCGTATGTTTACCTCGCGCGAAGAGTGGACCTTGCACGCGAAGAGCCATCTAGAG TATTGA
- the LOC125955829 gene encoding transcription factor btd isoform X1, whose product MTPAQKNAYLEAHMAVQQQMAQAALQLQQQQQQQQQQQQQQQQQQQQQQHQQQQQQHQQQQQQQQQHHHHQQQQILQQSQSRSAKRSKISHDTQPYHHQHQHQHPHHHLAAHQQQLHHGGHQQQQPNSTTSGSSQPASSSSIASLPNPTVSHYTSTLKVPQISAGSLASASGSGGGSCSSVSNCDTPAGSAATTATAAAIAAAASAVATAASVAAVATAAAAVTSPNSSGPSSSSGGSSSGSGSSTFTVPDDVGLGYEGGVRVLQSLGNWSPEIPPNIPRPNLIPFTEPYAEGGSMHPATRLKALQQVHQQTAAAAAVAVASAFGTTGTSSTSRKSSGSGKSKASGAGGSASTDGAPTGPPKPVFECSVCGKGLARKDKLTIHMRIHTGEKPYVCEVCDRAFARRDKLVIHMNKFKHVTPTNIAPLGKRQNRTPSLVIKEESKAEDNKTMLVDHQALATQTLTTVVNSITAHQQQQELLQQQQQQLQQHQANQLIAQQHQQAVAAAAQLTSINMQQQHHSLSWNCELCGRMFTSREEWTLHAKSHLEY is encoded by the exons ATGACCCCGGCACAAAAGAACGCTTACCTGGAGGCCCATATGGCAgtccagcagcaaatggcgcAGGCTGCACtacagctgcaacagcaacagcagcagcagcagcagcaacagcagcagcaacagcagcagcaacaacaacagcagcatcagcaacaacagcagcaacatcagcaacagcagcaacaacaacaacagcaccatcatcatcagcagcaacagattcTGCAACAGAGCCAGAGCCGTTCCGCTAAACGATCGAAAATCAGCCACGACACTCAACcgtaccatcatcaacatcagcatcagcatccccatcatcacctAGCTGCGCATCAGCAACAATTACACCACGGtggacatcagcagcagcaaccgaacagCACGACGTCCGgttccagccaaccagcatcatccagcTCAATCGCCTCACTCCCGAACCCGACCGTCAGCCACTACACTAGCACGCTAAAGGTGCCGCAGATCAGCGCCGGTTCACTTGCAAGCGCgagtggtagcggtggtggcagctgtAGCAGTGTCAGTAACTGTGACACTCCTGCCGGTTCCGCTGCTACGACTGCAACTGCTGCcgctatcgctgctgctgcctctgccgTCGCCACTGCTGCCTCAGTTGCTGCCGTGGCgacggctgctgccgctgtcaCGAGCCCCAATTCATCTGGCCCCAGCAGTAgttccggtggcagcagtagcggcagcggcagcagcaccttcaccGTGCCAGATGACGTCGGTCTGGGATACGAAGGTGGAGTACGCGTTCTACAAAGCTTGGGGAATTG GTCACCGGAGATTCCGCCCAACATACCGCGTCCCAATCTGATACCGTTTACAGAACCGTACGCTGAGGGTGGCTCCATGCATCCTGCGACGCGATTGAAGGCACTCCAGCAGGTCCACCAGCAAACGGCAGCTGCGGCGGCGGTCGCCGTAGCGTCCGCCTTCGGCACAACAGGAACAAGTAGCACTTCGCGTAAATCGTCCGGTTCCGGCAAGTCCAAGGCATCTGGTGCGGGTGGTTCGGCCAGCACGGATGGGGCGCCCACCGGCCCGCCCAAACCGGTCTTCGAGTGTAGCGTGTGCGGGAAGGGGCTTGCCCGCAAGGACAAACTGACGATCCATATGCGCATCCACACCGGCGAGAAACCTTACGTGTGTGAGGTGTGCGATCGCGCCTTCGCCCGCCGCGACAAGCTGGTGATACACATGAACAAATTCAAGCACGTGACGCCAACGAACATAGCGCCTTTGGGCAAGCGTCAAAACCGGACGCCCTCGTTAG taataaaagaagaaagcaaagcgGAAGACAATAAGACGATGCTGGTGGACCATCAGGCACTAGCGACGCAAACGCTTACCACCGTAGTCAACAGCATTACagcgcatcagcaacaacaagagttactacaacagcagcaacagcaactgcagcagcatcaggcaaATCAGTTGATtgcccagcagcaccagcaggcggTTGCGGCTGCGGCACAGCTCACCAGCATcaatatgcagcagcagcaccattcgtTGTCCTGGAACTGCGAGTTATGTGGTCGTATGTTTACCTCGCGCGAAGAGTGGACCTTGCACGCGAAGAGCCATCTAGAG TATTGA
- the LOC125955644 gene encoding structural maintenance of chromosomes protein 3 yields MHIKQVIIQGFKSYREQTVVEPFDKRHNVVVGRNGSGKSNFFYAIQFVLSDEFTHLRPEQRQALLHEGTGPRAMSAYVEIIFDNSDSRVPIDKDEIFLRRVIGAKKDQYFLNKKVVPRSEVVNLLESAGFSNSNPYYIVKQGKINQMATAPDSQRLKLLREVAGTRVYDERKEESMNLLRESEGKLEKISEYLRTIEDRLKTLEEEKEELSEYQKWDKSRRMLEYIIYETELKDTKKQQEELDVQRKSSGDKQKLLTQEIQKAQENVKAAHRALKDAKKGVVSAKDEKSVLATEHQQLLREKTKLDLTISDLTDEVQGDNKSKERAEQELERLKITIAEKEKELEQVRPKYEAMRRKEEECSRELNLKEQKRKELYAKQGRGSQFSSKEERDKWIQGELKSLNRQIKDKISHQNKLQEDLKKDIAKQMELENKILEHTESFEQLRVQIDEHNKHFYELKKQKDHFQSIRNDIWKKETSVTQTLSGHKEELAKADQALRSMAGKPILNGRDSVRKVLENFQQRGGQYAEIANAYYGPVIENFNCDKSIYTAVEVTAGNRLFHHIVESDRVGTQILKEMNKQKLPGEVTFMPLNRLQVKIHDYPEDPDSIPMISKLKYEEQYDKALRYIFGKTLICRNLERATELAKSTGLDCVTLEGDQVSSKGSLTGGYFNTSRSRLEMQKKRSEFIQLTQDLEKELSDFRAELKQTESNINSVVSEMQKTETKQGKSKDAFEKIQADIRLMKDELSRIERFRSPKERSLAQCKANLEAMNSTKDGLENELHQELMSQLSVQDQHEVDSLNDEIRRLNQENKEAFTARMTLEVTKNKLENLLTNNLFRRKDELVQALQEISVEDRKRQLNNCRNEVVSTEKRIRKVLTDTEDMDRKLNDALKLQKTLQKELETWIQKEKEAQEKMEEDSKRIEKWATKENMLHQKIEECTEKITGLGALPNVDPSYQKMSLKSLFKELEKANQHLKKYNHVNKKALDQFLSFSEQKEKLYKRKAELDVGKDKICELMQLLEARKVEAIQFTFRQVAANFTEVFKKLVPQGCGHLILRTTNDAEGNDMEREVETSDEFTGIGIRVSFTGVDAEMREMNQLSGGQKSLVALALIFAIQKCDPAPFYLFDEIDQALDAQHRSAVADMIHELSDKAQFITTTFRLELMEKAHKFYGVRFRNKVSHVDCVTKEVARDFVEDDTTHG; encoded by the exons ATGCACATCAAACAG GTCATTATACAAGGTTTTAAAAGCTATCGAGAGCAAACGGTGGTAGAACCTTTCGATAAGCGTCACAATGTAGTTGTTGGACGAAACGGATCTGGAAAAAGCAACTTTTTCTATG CTATACAATTCGTCCTCAGTGACGAATTCACTCATCTACGACCAGAGCAGAGACAAGCGTTGCTTCACGAAGGTACAGGCCCAAGAGCCATGTCGGCGTATGTTGAGATTATTTTCGATAACTCCGACAGTCGTGTCCCG ATTGATAAAGATGAAATATTTCTACGCCGCGTTATTGGTGCTAAAAAAGATCAAtactttttaaacaaaaaagtagTACCACGATCGGAAGTGGTGAACTTGCTGGAATCCGCCGGTTTCTCTAACTCCAATCCATACTACATCGTCAAACAAggtaaaatcaatcaaatggcTACTGCTCCCGACTCTCAACGGCTCAAATTACTCCGTGAAGTTGCTGGTACGAGGGTGTACGACGAACGTAAGGAAGAATCAATGAACCTTTTGCGGGAAAGTGAAGGTAAATTAGAAAAAATCTCCGAATACCTCCGTACCATCGAAGATCGGCTAAAGACgctggaggaagagaaggaagaactATCCGAATATCAAAAGTGGGATAAATCCAGAAGAATGCTAGAATATATTATATACGAAACGGAATTGAAGGATACTAAAAAGCAACAGGAAGAATTGGATGTACAGCGAAAATCTTCCGGGGATAAGCAGAAATTGTTGACTCAAGAAATTCAAAAAGCTCAAGAAAATGTAAAGGCGGCTCATAGGGCATTGAAGGATGCTAAAAAGGGGGTCGTATCAGCGAAAGACGAAAAATCGGTGTTGGCCACTGAGCATCAACAGTTGTTGCGAGAAAAAACCAAGTTGGATTTGACCATATCAGATCTTACAGATGAGGTACAGGGTGATAATAAGTCGAAGGAGCGGGCGGAACAGGAGTTGGAGCGCTTGAAAATAACGATTgcggagaaagaaaaagagctAGAACAAGTGCGGCCAAAATACGAAGCTATGCGTCGCAAAGAGGAAGAATGTTCTCGCGAGTTAAATCTGAaagagcagaaaagaaaagaattgtATGCCAAGCAGGGTCGTGGATCTCAGTTTTCGTCAAAAGAAGAGCGTGACAAATGGATTCAAGGGGAGCTAAAGTCTCTAAATAGGCAGATAAAGGACAAAATATCGCATCAAAATAAGCTGCAGGAAGATTTGAAGAAGGATATCGCAAAACAGATGGAattagaaaacaaaattttGGAGCATACTGAATCATTTGAACAACTGCGGGTGCAAATTGATGAACACAACAAACATTTCTATGAgctgaaaaagcaaaaagatcATTTTCAAAGTATTCGTAACGATATTTGGAAGAAGGAAACATCGGTAACTCAAACACTATCAGGGCACAAGGAGGAGTTGGCAAAAGCTGATCAAGCGTTACGTTCGATGGCTGGTAAACCAATACTGAATGGGCGTGACTCGGTGCGTAAAGTATTAGAAAACTTTCAGCAACGTGGTGGGCAATATGCAGAAATTGCTAATGCGTACTATGGACCGGTAATCGAGAATTTCAATTGTGACAAATCTATATACACCGCGGTCGAAGTAACCGCAGGTAATCGTTTGTTTCATCACATTGTGGAATCGGATCGCGTTGGCACACAGATTCTCaaggaaatgaacaaacaaaagctTCCAGGCGAAGTAACATTTATGCCGTTGAATCGATTGCAGGTGAAAATTCATGATTATCCGGAAGATCCTGATTCAATTCCAATGATATCTAAGCTCAAATATGAAGAACAATATGATAAGGCGCTTCGTTATATATTCGGGAAGACATTGATTTGTAGAAACTTAGAGAGAGCTACCGAGTTGGCTAAAAGTACTGGCCTTGATTGCGTGACACTCGAAGGGGATCAAGTTTCGTCTAAGGGATCGCTAACGGGTGGTTACTTCAACACGTCTCGGTCACGATTGGAGATGCAGAAAAAACGTTCAGAATTCATACAGCTAACTCAGGATCTAGAAAAGGAACTCTCAGATTTTCGAGCAGAACTCaagcaaacagaaagcaaCATAAATTCCGTTGTGtcggaaatgcaaaaaaccgaaacaaaacaaggcAAATCAAAAGATGCGTTTGAAAAGATACAGGCCGACATTCGGCTAATGAAGGATGAACTATCGAGGATTGAGCGGTTTCGAAGTCCTAAAGAACGTTCGCTGGCCCAATGCAAGGCGAATTTGGAAGCGATGAATAGCACCAAGGATGGCTTAGAGAATGAATTACACCAAGAACTCATGTCCCAACTTTCAGTCCAAGATCAACACGAAGTTGATTCGCTGAATGATGAAATACGGCGACTAAACCAGGAAAATAAGGAAGCCTTTACCGCTCGTATGACGCTGGAAGTGACTAAaaacaaattggaaaatttactAACAAATAATTTGTTCCGTCGCAAAGATGAGTTAGTACAGGCACTGCAGGAAATTTCCGTTGAAGATCGCAAGCGCCAGCTAAACAATTGCCGCAATGAAGTAGTATCGACAGAGAAACGAATACGCAAAGTGCTCACAGATACGGAAGACATGGATCGGAA ATTGAATGATGCCCTGAAGCTGCAGAAAACGCTACAAAAAGAGCTCGAAACATGGatacaaaaggaaaaggaagcacaggagaaaatggaagaagattCAAAGCGAATTGAAAAGTgggcaacaaaagaaaatatgCTGCATCAAAAGATCGAGGAATGCACCGAGAAGATAACCGGGCTAGGTGCCCTTCCGAACGTTGATCCGAGCTATCAAAAAATGTCACTTAAATCA ctATTCAAAGAACTAGAAAAAGCAAACCAACATCTCAAAAAGTATAACCACGTCAACAAAAAGGCATTGGATCAGTTTCTTAGTTTTTcggagcaaaaagaaaaactgtaCAAGCGAAAAGCAGAGCTCGATGTAGGCAAAGATAAGATCTGCGAGCTAATGCAGCTGCTCGAAGCCCGCAAGGTCGAAGCAATTCAATTCACGTTTCGGCAGGTTGCCGCGAATTTCACGGAGGTTTTCAAAAAGCTGGTACCACAAGGATGCGGCCACTTGATTTTACGCACAACAAATGACGCAGAAGGTAACGATATGGAGCGCGAGGTGGAGACATCGGACGAATTCACAGGCATTGGTATACGTGTCTCGTTTACTGGCGTTGACGCGGAGATGCGTGAAATGAACCAGCTTTCCGGCGGCCAAAAGTCACTCGTCGCGCTGGCCCTTATCTTTGCTATCCAAAAGTGTGACCCGGCACCATTCTACCTGTTTGACGAAATCGATCAAGCGTTGGATGCGCAGCATCGCAGTGCAGTGGCCGATATGATACATGAGCTCAGCGATAAGGCTCAGTTCATAACAACGACATTTCGACTGGAGTTGATGGAAAAGGCGCATAAATTTTATGGCGTTCGCTTCCGAAATAAGGTAAGCCATGTTGATTGCGTTACAAAAGAGGTGGCCCGTGACTTCGTAGAGGATGATACAACGCATGGCTAA